From Procambarus clarkii isolate CNS0578487 chromosome 65, FALCON_Pclarkii_2.0, whole genome shotgun sequence, one genomic window encodes:
- the LOC138354976 gene encoding gastrula zinc finger protein XlCGF57.1-like, which yields MKTHQCPECGKVFTRLGNMKTHMLVHSDDKPHECSECGKRFNHHRHIKTHMLVHSGEKPHECPECGKRFSVLGHVKRHLLVHSGDKPHGCPECGKRFSQLGSMKTHMLVHSGDKPHGCPECGKRFRQLGSLKTHMLVHSGDKPHGCPECGKRFSLLRNMKTHRIVHTNEKPFECAVCGKQFKHRNSIIHHKLVHSGDKPYECPECGKRFSHVGSMKTHRMVHTNKKSFECALCGKKFRHRRTIILHMLVHSGDKPHECPECGKRFSRRGYMKTHMMVHTDQKPFECAECGKKFRERGTIIRHMSVHSGDKSYECSECGKRLNHPGSMKRHKMIHSADKLNTLSVGDD from the coding sequence atgaagactcaccagtgtccagagtgtgggaaggtattcactcgtcttggaaatatgaagactcacatgttagtgcactcagacgacaaacctcatgagtgctcagagtgtgggaagagatttaatCATCATCGACATataaagactcacatgttagtgcattcaggtgagaaacctcatgagtgtccagagtgtgggaagagattcagtgttCTTGGACATGTGAAGCGTCatttgttagtgcattcgggtgacaaacctcatgggtgtccagagtgtgggaagagattcagtcagcttggaagtatgaagactcatatgttagtgcattcaggcgaCAAACCTCATGggtgtccagaatgtgggaagagattcagacagcttggaagtttgaagactcatatgctagtgcattcaggtgataaacctcatgggtgtccagagtgtgggaagagattcagtttgcttagaaatatgaagactcacaggatagtGCATACAAATGAAAAACCTTTCGAATGTGCCGTGTGTGGCAAACAATTTAAGCACCGTAACAGTATAATACATCATaagttagtacattcaggtgataaaccttatgagtgtccagagtgtgggaagagattcagtcatgttggaagtatgaagactcacaggatggtgcatacaaATAAAAAATCTTTTGAATGTGCTctatgtggcaaaaaatttagacacCGTAGAACTATAATActtcacatgttagtacattcaggtgataaacctcatgagtgtcctgagtgtggaaagagattcagtcggcgtggatatatgaagactcacatgatggTACATACAGATCAAAAACCTTTCGAATGTGCTGAGtgcggcaaaaaatttagagaacgtggaacaatAATTCGTCACATgtcagtgcattcaggtgacaaaagttatgagtgttcagagtgtgggaagagactcAATCATCCTGgaagtatgaagaggcacaagatgatacattcAGCTGATAagctaaacactttgagtgtgggAGATGATTGA